The sequence below is a genomic window from Shinella zoogloeoides.
CGGCTCAAGCGGGCGGGCTGGCTCACGCATTTCGTCCATCCCTACGAGCGGACCTTCTTCTTCCGCGACAAGGCCATGCCGCTCCTCGGTTTCGACAACATGACCATGCTGGACGGTTTCGCGCACGATCCTTCGGTTGATGGCCCCTATGTCTCGGACGGGAAGCTGACGAAAATGGTCGTCGACATCATCGAGGGCATCGGCAAGGAGCAGTCGGCGCTTGTCTTCGTCGCATCCATGGGCAATCACGGGCCGTGGCTGCCGGGCCGATGCGGCGAGCTGACGGATCCCGTCGAGATCTACACCGAACTGCTGCGCAAGACGGACGAGGCGCTCGGGCACCTGGTTTCCTACCTCGATAGCCTCGACCGCCCCGTCTGGCTGGCTTTCTACGGCGACCATGCGCCCCTGCTGAAAACCCTTGCCGATCCGTTCCCCGATCCGCGCACGGACTACGCCCTGGTGCCGCTGGCCCGGGCGGGGGAAGGGCGGGTGGATGTGCCGGTCGACAAGGAAGAGGCGCCGTGGAACCTGCTCGGCACGCTTTTCACGCATGCCGACGTGCAGCGGCGGAGAGTGCCATGACGCTGGAGACAGTTAAGCCGGGGGCTCCTTAAAAAAATGCGCACCTTCCTCTTCCTGCAAGGGCCGTCGTCCCCGCTCTTTTCCAAATGCGCCGCAGCGTTGGAGGCGCGGGGGCATACCTGTCTGCATATCAACCTCAATGTCGGCGACTGGATCTTCTGGCGCCGGCGCGGCGGCACCAACTATCGCGGCCGGCCGGAGCGCTGGCCGCAATTCGTGCGCGACTTCATGATCCGCAACGGCGTCACCGACCTCCTGCTGCTCGGCGAGGAGCGCCCCTATCACAAGACGGCCGTCGCGGCCGCCAAGGCGCTCGGTATCGATGTCTACGTCATAGAGCTGGGGTATCTGCGGCCCGACTGGGTAACGCTCGAGCGCGACGGCATGTCGTCCAATTCCCATTTCCCCCGCGAGCCGCAGCGCATCCTCGCCGAGGCGGAAGGCCTGCCCGAGCCGGATTGGACGGTCCGCTATCGCCAGAGCTTTACGGTGGAGGCTTGCTGCGACCTTCTCTACAATCTGCCGAACGTCTTCCTCTGGTTCCTCTATCCCCACTATCGCCGGCATGGGCTTTTCCATCCGCTTGCCGAATATGCCGGATGGATCCTCCGGCTCCTGCGTAAGAAAAGGACCGAGCGGGACGCGCAGGAGACCTGCGACCGGTTGCTCGCAAGCGGCCAGCCCTTCTTCATATACCCGCTTCAGTTGCAGACAGACTATCAGTTGCGTGCCCATTCCCCGTTCGCCAGCCAGCAGGAAGCGATCACCCTCGTCCTGGCTTCCTTTGCGGCTCATGCGGCGAACGACGGCCAGCTCCTGGTCAAGCTGCATCCGCTCGACAATGGTCTTATCGATTGGCGGGCTTGTGTAGAGAAGGAGGCGCAGCGCCATGGAATCGGCGGGCGCGTGCACGTCATCGACGGCGGCAACCTCGACCGGTTGATCGACAGCGCGACGGGCCTTGTCACCGTCAATTCGACCGCCGTGCTCGGCGCCTTCAAGCGGCACAAGCCGGTCAAGACGCTGGGCGCGGCGGTGTTCGATACGCCCGGCCTCAGTTATCCCGCTTCGCTCGACGCCTTCTGGGGCAACCCGTATCCCGCCGAGAAGACGCTGGAGGATGCCTTCTTCAGGCTGATTGCCGCGAAATATCAGGTACGCGGCAACTTCTTTTCGGACGCCGGCACCTCTGCCGCGGCCGAGGCGATCGCGCAGCGCCTCGTGGATGAAAAGGAAGGCGACATGGCGGGAGCTGCACAAGGCATCGCCGTGTGACACTCGCCCGAACAGATCGCTCGGCTCAATTTCTCTTACCCATATTTGTGTAGTGTGATCGGCAAATCGCCTTGTTTATGGCACAGTGCGCACTTGCATTGGCGGGCAGGCGTCCTGTATTGGCATTATTATATTAGGACGGCGAACAACTCAGGGTGTAGCCATGCGAGGTCTTCGGAAACAACTGTTTCCCGACAGGCCTTTAGGACTAGGCGATAGTGACGATGTTTGGTGCTCATGACCGTTGAAATTATCGGATATGCCGCTGTTGCTCCGGGAGCCGGTTCCGCTTCGCAGTTGTTCGATCTGCTGCGCCGGGGCGAATGCGCCGTTACCGAAGTTCCCGCGGATCGCTGGGACCGGTCGCGCTTCTGGCATCCCGTCGGCAGCGCCGGCAAGACCTATACGTTCGCGGCCGGCGTCGTCGATGATATCGATACGTTCGATGCGCGTATTTTCGGCCTTTCGCGACGCGAGGCGATGGCGATGGATCCGCAGCAGCGCCTGCTGCTGTCCGTGACCTGGCGCGCCCTGGAGGATGCGAACCTCTCCATCTCCTCCCTGCAGAAAGAAGCGATCGGCGTCTATATCGGCGCGTCCAGTCTCGACGGCGCCAACTTGTCCACGGAAGATCCTGCTGCGGGCGGCCCGTATTTCATGACGGGCAACACCTTGTCCATCGTCGCCAATCGCATCTCGCACATCTTCGGCCTCAGCGGGCCGAGCCTGACGATCGACACGGCCTGTTCGTCCTCCCTGGTCGCGCTCGACCAGGCGGTGCGGGCGCTCAACCGGGGCGAAATCGACACGGCAATCGTCGGCGGCGTCAATCTGCTGATCCACCCGCTGCCGTTCGTCG
It includes:
- a CDS encoding capsule biosynthesis protein, producing MRTFLFLQGPSSPLFSKCAAALEARGHTCLHINLNVGDWIFWRRRGGTNYRGRPERWPQFVRDFMIRNGVTDLLLLGEERPYHKTAVAAAKALGIDVYVIELGYLRPDWVTLERDGMSSNSHFPREPQRILAEAEGLPEPDWTVRYRQSFTVEACCDLLYNLPNVFLWFLYPHYRRHGLFHPLAEYAGWILRLLRKKRTERDAQETCDRLLASGQPFFIYPLQLQTDYQLRAHSPFASQQEAITLVLASFAAHAANDGQLLVKLHPLDNGLIDWRACVEKEAQRHGIGGRVHVIDGGNLDRLIDSATGLVTVNSTAVLGAFKRHKPVKTLGAAVFDTPGLSYPASLDAFWGNPYPAEKTLEDAFFRLIAAKYQVRGNFFSDAGTSAAAEAIAQRLVDEKEGDMAGAAQGIAV